A window of the Henckelia pumila isolate YLH828 chromosome 3, ASM3356847v2, whole genome shotgun sequence genome harbors these coding sequences:
- the LOC140887673 gene encoding probable protein phosphatase 2C 38 gives MKMVKPCWKPSVEGDGGRRGDLNGRADGLLWYKDLGHHVNGEFSMATIQANGLMEDQSQLESGPLSSLDLGPYGTFVGIYDGHGGPETSRFVNETLFPHLKKFITERKEITANVIKKAFLETEEEFISLVREQWPIKPQIASVGSCCLVGVICDGLLHIANAGDSRVVLGRADNTAQAVTAIQLSTEHNAKFESVRNELQSLHPGDPSIVALKHKVWRVKGIIQVSRSIGDAYLKSAEFNKEPLLARFRIPGSFTKPILNPVPSIFVHSLSPKDQFLIFASDGLWEHLSNQEAVDIVNNSNRKGIAKKLVKAALHVAANKREMRYSDLKKIERGVRRHFHDDITAVVVFLDSSVKRTPTRRSSVSIRGG, from the exons ATGAAAATGGTGAAGCCTTGTTGGAAGCCTTCAGTTGAGGGTGATGGAGGTAGGAGAGGAGATCTAAACGGCAGGGCCGATGGGCTTTTGTGGTATAAAGATTTGGGACATCATGTAAATGGTGAATTTTCAATGGCAACCATTCAGGCTAATGGTTTGATGGAGGATCAAAGCCAGCTTGAATCAGGGCCGTTGAGTTCACTCGATTTAGGACCTTATGGAACTTTTGTTGGAATCTACGACGGTCATGGAGGTCCAGAGACGTCTAGATTTGTAAATGAAACGCTATTCCCCCATCTCAAGA AATTTATAACTGAGCGTAAGGAGATTACTGCAAATGTTATCAAAAAGGCGTTCTTGGAAACTGAGGAAGAGTTTATTTCTCTAGTGAGGGAGCAATGGCCTATTAAACCACAAATTGCTTCGGTGGGATCATGTTGTCTGGTAGGAGTGATATGTGATGGGCTCCTACATATAGCAAATGCTGGCGACTCCCGTGTGGTGTTAGGCAGGGCAGATAATACTGCTCAAGCTGTGACAGCTATTCAATTATCAACAGAGCACAATGCTAAATTTGAATCCGTCAGGAACGAGTTACAATCATTGCATCCTGGAGATCCCAGTATCGTGgctctgaagcacaaagtttgGCGTGTGAAGGGCATCATACAG GTATCAAGATCCATAGGAGACGCCTATCTTAAGAGTGCAGAATTCAACAAAGAACCGCTATTGGCAAGATTTAGGATACCTGGATCCTTCACCAAACCGATTCTTAATCCAGTGCCATCAATATTTGTACACAGCCTAAGTCCTAAAGATCAGTTTCTCATATTTGCATCAGACGGCTTGTGGGAGCATCTTAGTAACCAGGAAGCCGTTGATATTGTCAATAATTCCAATCGTAAA GGTATTGCCAAAAAACTTGTTAAGGCCGCACTTCATGTTGCAGCCAATAAAAGGGAGATGCGTTACTCAGACTTGAAGAAGATTGAAAGAGGTGTACGAAGGCATTTCCATGATGATATTACCGCCGTTGTGGTTTTTTTGGATTCTTCTGTCAAACGAACTCCGACTCGGCGTTCTAGTGTTTCAATAAGGGGAGGATGA